From the Syntrophales bacterium genome, one window contains:
- the dnaA gene encoding chromosomal replication initiator protein DnaA: MLWNKVVKIIKEKITKQNFDTWIMPIQVRSIEEGNLCLNVPNRFFRDWLQENYLFIIRESLLSVTGLNYDVEFIIADNLHKNNSPSIKTDESILDNSKTKHIQERVHKTLNSNYSFDRFIVGSSNQFAHAAAVAVAEQPAKNYNPLFIYGGVGLGKTHLINAIGLKAIQLFPDMNVVYVSAEVFMNDLINCIRFDKMQKFRERFRNIDCLLIDDIQFIAGKDRTQEEFFHTFNTLHDAGKQIVVTSDKFPKDIENLEGRLRSRFEWGLIADIQPPDIETRMAILEKKASENSVVLPGEVSLFLATQSESNIRELEGYLVRVSAYSSLTSRPIDIDLTKEVLKQLLYKTEKKEISIDDITKVVCSQLGVKLQDVKSNKKNKNIAEARQVAMFLAREMTNSSFPDIGEKIGGRDHSTVIYSFNKIQKKLQTDKQLIGAVEKIKKIIIKNN, translated from the coding sequence ATGCTTTGGAATAAAGTTGTTAAAATAATAAAGGAAAAAATAACAAAGCAGAATTTCGATACATGGATAATGCCAATTCAAGTAAGGTCTATTGAAGAGGGCAATCTTTGTTTAAACGTTCCTAATCGTTTTTTTAGAGACTGGTTGCAGGAAAATTATTTATTTATAATACGGGAATCGCTTTTATCAGTAACTGGACTAAATTATGATGTTGAGTTTATTATTGCAGATAACCTTCATAAAAATAACTCTCCTTCCATAAAAACTGATGAATCAATATTGGATAACAGTAAAACAAAACACATACAAGAACGGGTGCACAAGACGCTTAATTCTAATTATAGTTTTGACCGTTTCATTGTTGGATCAAGCAATCAATTCGCCCACGCCGCCGCTGTTGCTGTTGCAGAACAACCGGCAAAAAATTACAATCCTTTATTTATATATGGCGGCGTGGGATTGGGAAAAACCCATTTAATCAATGCTATTGGTTTAAAGGCTATTCAGCTCTTTCCAGACATGAATGTGGTGTATGTCTCGGCGGAGGTTTTTATGAACGACCTGATAAATTGCATTCGCTTTGACAAAATGCAGAAATTTAGAGAAAGGTTTAGAAATATAGACTGTCTTCTTATCGACGATATACAGTTTATCGCTGGCAAAGACAGAACCCAGGAAGAGTTTTTTCATACATTCAATACCCTGCATGACGCTGGTAAACAAATTGTTGTTACAAGTGATAAATTTCCCAAAGATATCGAAAATTTAGAAGGAAGATTGAGATCTCGTTTTGAATGGGGGTTAATTGCCGACATACAACCTCCAGATATAGAAACAAGGATGGCAATATTAGAAAAAAAGGCCAGTGAAAACAGTGTTGTGCTGCCTGGAGAGGTTTCTCTTTTTCTGGCAACGCAATCAGAATCCAACATCAGGGAATTAGAAGGATATCTTGTAAGGGTATCTGCATATTCCTCCTTAACCTCCAGACCGATTGATATCGATCTTACAAAAGAGGTTCTCAAACAACTTCTATATAAAACAGAAAAGAAAGAAATATCCATTGACGACATCACGAAAGTTGTCTGTTCTCAATTAGGCGTAAAACTTCAGGACGTTAAATCAAATAAGAAAAATAAAAATATTGCAGAAGCGCGCCAGGTTGCGATGTTTCTGGCAAGAGAGATGACAAATTCTTCATTTCCTGATATAGGAGAAAAGATAGGGGGAAGGGATCATTCTACGGTAATATATTCTTTTAATAAAATTCAGAAGAAATTGCAGACTGATAAACAGTTGATAGGGGCTGTGGAAAAGATAAAAAAAATTATTATTAAAAATAATTAG